The following proteins are co-located in the Fusobacteria bacterium ZRK30 genome:
- a CDS encoding nucleoside triphosphate pyrophosphohydrolase: protein MKIYNKLIRDKIPEIIEENGEKYHCHIAGDKEYLEALRAKINEEVEEFYETPSIEEMADILEVLRALGDYYGFSEDKIEKARIEKDRKRGAFKRRIILEKVEKNKV, encoded by the coding sequence ATGAAAATATATAATAAATTAATTAGGGATAAGATACCTGAGATAATTGAAGAAAATGGTGAAAAATATCATTGCCATATTGCAGGTGATAAAGAATACTTAGAAGCTTTGAGAGCTAAGATTAATGAGGAGGTAGAAGAATTTTATGAAACTCCATCTATAGAAGAGATGGCAGATATATTGGAAGTTTTAAGGGCCTTAGGAGATTATTATGGTTTTAGTGAGGATAAAATTGAAAAAGCCAGGATAGAAAAAGATAGAAAACGGGGAGCATTTAAAAGGAGAATAATTTTAGAAAAAGTTGAAAAAAACAAGGTATAA